The following nucleotide sequence is from Ficedula albicollis isolate OC2 unplaced genomic scaffold, FicAlb1.5 N00186, whole genome shotgun sequence.
AAAAAGTGGATACAGCTGGGGTTCAATGCCTCTTGGAAATAccagaagggaaatgaaaataaaaattgcaataaGTAAGGACAGCAAGTTAGAGCGCTAATGCCAGttcatttttatgtgcaaaATTAAATGTTGGTGTCAGGGCAAAATTGGCACATCCTTGCGTGGAGCCTGAAGAAAGAAGTTAGGGATGCTGAAATGCTTACCTTCAAAGAGCAGTGGCCATCTCAAGAGCTGGGTTATGGAGGATCAATGGATTCAGTGTTACCTTGCCAACAGTTTCATGGCAAGGAAGCAGTCAGTGCCCTCACTTGTCCCTGCAAACTCTGGCCAATGCCTTCTTGCCTCCCCCAGCACCAACAGAATACTCCCCATGGCCACTGAGTGCTTTTCTGCTCCTACAGGAATGCTGCCTGGCCTTCATGGCCCCTCCCCGCTGGCACAACTCCTGTGatgccagcagtgcctgtgcccagcaggacaggacCAGATGGAGAAGGGGTGAGTGCCAGTGACCCCAGTGCCCACAGTTCCAATGAGCACCTCCTTctctgagcagggatggggcttcCTGTGATGCAGGGTGGTAGCCAGTGCCCGCcatgtgcagctctgctcagtaTTAACTGGTCCCAAGGCAGCACTCCCCACGCCTAGGAGGCCCAGAGGGCTGTCTCTGCCCCCATGGACCACAGGGAGCAGATGAAGCCACCTGGGAGTCGTGGTGGGATGGAGTTACTGAAAGGCTTTAAAAATCTTCCACACACCCACCTCTAGTGGGTCAATGGACAAGTGTGGGGAATGAAAATCCGCACATGAAACAGGGGGGCCAGCAGCACGGGGCTGTGACTGTactcctgtgctcagcactggtgaggccacaccttgagtccTGGGTCCAGCTGTGGGCCTGTTACCgaaaatcagtaaaaataaaaactccttAAGACTAACGTAGCGTTAAGAAGACAGCATTCTTTATTCAGCTGGATGCATGAGGGGATATCTCCTCCAAAATCCCGTTCATGCTGAGTACAGAGAAAGCTCTAGTTTATATACTGTAttttacatacatatttataGGTTTTCCTAGAAGAAACACAAGTATGAGAATAATTTCTCTGAAGTCATTAACATAtgttccctcccctccctccttgtGTTCTTCTGTCCTGAGGGTCTTGTTGGTGATCCCTGGTGATCAGGGACCCCAAAGTCATAGCTGACAGCCTCGTCAGCTATGTCTATGTCCAGTCTAGAACTGGAAAAATTGGCACAACTGGGCTGGTTTCTTTTCAATTCTTCTTCCTACAGAAAACACATTGTACAGTTCCATAGGTCAATGGTTGTGAAGAATAAGCattcttcaaaattattaaaagtattAACCCACCAGATGCACACAATTCTTCATCAGGGCCCTGTGTGCAAGAAGGATATGGAGTGAGTctagagaagggcaacagagctgatGAAAGGTCTGGAGCTCAGGTcctctgtggagctgctgagggagctgggggtatTTCCTGTTAAGGAAAGGAAACTCAGGGGACTCATCACTCCCTACAACTGCCCAAAAGCAGGCTGTAGACAGGCAGGGGTTGGTCACTTTCTCCCAGGTGGCAAGACAGGACGAGAAGACAGCTACAGGCTGTGCCGGGGatgtttaggttggacattagcAGGAATTTATTTACAGCAAAGCTGCCCAAGGTCGCTACCCTATCAAGCAGGTGGTAGAGTAAGTGTCCCCGGAgctgtttaaggaaagactggatgtggcactcagtgctgtgtttcGGTTGACATGGTGCGATTCGTCGACAGGTTGGCACCGGTGATCTGAGAGGCCTTTCCCAACCTGACTGCTTCCGCGCCGCTCTAACGGCTGGGCCGTGACGGCGCGCACTCCACAGCCCGCGGCCCTCAGAGGAGGAGCGCCGCTACCGGCGGCACTGCGCCGGCGCTGCtcggggcggggcggggcggagccgaccccccccccccccccccccccccccccccccccccccccccccccccccccccccccccccccccccccccccccccccccccccccccccccccccccccccccccccccccccccccccccccccccccccccccccccccccccccccccccccccccccccccccccccccccccccccccccccccccccccccccccccccccccccccccccccccccccccccccccccccccccccccccccccccccccccccccccccccccccccccccccccccccccccccccccccccccccccccccccccccccccccccccccccccccccccccccccccccccccccccccccccccccccccccccccccccccccccccccccccccccccccccccccccccccccccccccccccccccccccccccccccccccccccccccccccccccccccccccccccccccccccccccccccccccccccccccccccccccccccccccccccccccccccccccccccccccccccccccccccccccccccccccccccccccccccccccccccccccccccccccccccccccccccccccccccccccccccccccccccccccccccccccccccccccccccccccccccccccccccccccccccccccccccccccccccccccccccccccccccccccccccccccccccccccccccccccccccccccccccccccccccccccccccccccccccccccccccccccccccccccccccccccccccccccccccccccccccccccccccccccccccccccccccccccccccccccccccccccccccccccccccccccccccccccccccccccccccccccccccccccccccccccccccccccccccccccccccccccccccccccccccccccccccccccccccccccccccccccccccccccccccccccccccccccccccccccccccccccccccccccccccccccccccccccccccccccccccccccccccccccccccccccccccccccccccccccccccccccccccccccccccccccccccccccccccccccccccccccccccccccccccccccccccccccccccccccccccccccccccccccccccccgccgcgccGGCGCCGGGCGGGAGCCGAGGGCGGGAGCGCGCGCGTCAGGCGGCGGGGCCCGCGCGCGGCCCGGGAGGAATCGCGGTCTGCGGCCCGGGAAAGGGTGGGAGTAGGGAATAGGTGTGGGATGCTGGGGCCCGGGGCGTGAAGTGGGCTGTGGGAGTCCGAGGAAGGCCGGGGGGTGTAAGGATGTCGGGGGCAGGCTGGTTGGTGTGGGAGAATGGAGGGGGAATGTGTAAGGATGTGCGGAATGTCTCTGTTCGTGTGAATAAACACGAAAAAACTGTAAGGCACGAAAGACTTGCTTTGcaaaatgtatgtttttctgtgtgtgtacagAACTTGTGGACAAGTGCATCGGTTCACGCATTCACATCGTGATGAAGAGCGACAAAGAAATTGTTGGGACACTTCTAGGATTTGATGACTTTGTCAGTATCCTTTGATAGAAGTTTAAGGCTGTCTGCTTTAGGCTCTGGCCTAAGTAATTTATAGCTCTTGAGAGTTTTGAGTTCAGTGAATAGAACCTTTTTGTATGGATCAGTTGTATTCTGATATTTTCAAGTTCCAGGTAAAATCacattttggtttaaaataaaaataccattaaatGTTATCActtgaaaatctggaaaataaaatcttattttccttgaaactgaattttcagaTATGGTGCTGGAAGATGTTACAGAATTGTAAGTATGTTTTCTGCCTCTTGTTGCTGTTTAATGCTTGGTTCACTGAGGCAAAATACTGTGTGAGGTCTGCTAGCAgaatgtttttgcatttttggaaTACTTGCCAGCTGACTAGATTAACCTTGGACTTAAAACTATATGAAATGATCTGTTCAGGGCAGCCATGCCATGGAGTAGCTATTGCATGGCTTATGCTTGTATGGGGATCCTATTTCTAGTCTTAATTTTGCAGGGGGTGTGTGGCAAACTTCCCAGTAGTAGATTTTACACTTCTTAAGATCTAGGCAGAGATTCAACAAGGTAGcaaacttaaatatttttactttgtcaTAACAAAGTAAATGTGTTGATATGTCACATTCGAGAAATTGCTGAGGTTTAGAGGGTGAATACATATCTCCACATGCTGAGTAGAAGAGACCTTTTTAGATGCCCGTTAGCTTTCTGTACCTGGGTGCTCCATTTATCAAGATCATGCTGCAGTGTGCCTGATTTATTTGTTAGTTCCAGCAATGGTCACCTTAATGCAGAGATTTCTGTGGTCAAAACTGAAGCCATTGTCCCTGGTTCTGTGTTCTTACTTACTGTTCCTAATTTCCTTCAGTGAGATCACACCTGAGGGCAGAAGAATCACAAAGCTGGACCAGATTCTGCTAAATGGAAATAACATAACTATGGTGAGTCATCAAGGGCTGCATGTGTTGACTTTCTGTGCCTGTAAATCAATTGGTGATTGATCACAATCAAACTCCTTTAAGCTGAACTTCCCTGACAGTTCTGTTACATCAGGGAGTTTCAAGTATCTTGTCTGCGTAGCTGGCCACAAAGCCTGGATTCCAGCACAAGGGCATTACTAATTTTGTGGGAAAAGGAGGGCTCAAGTGGGAAGATTTGAGTCTAAGTTGGCTCTGTATGAATGAGGAATTGCCTCCATTGTGTTGTTTTACCTGTCTTGCACCTCTGCATTGTGTGTCTGAGCAGGTGCCATCCTGTGTCAATTTCTAagcctttttctgctttggctATTGTTGTGCATGTTGAAGGGACAGCATACGTTCTGACTCCTTGTTTGGGGTGAAATTCCTACCATCCAGTTAGGCTGGTGTTGCCCTTGAAGCACAACCTGGTGAATTTTCAGCTAGACATAGACACATCTCTGCATTAGACCTCCTGTCTCTTGGGAAGTTTTGGGGACATATCTTCCCATATCAGGAAGTCCATGCTTTagactttttcttattttgatcCCAAAACCAGTGAAGTTCTTTCTCTTTAGAAGTTCTCAGCTGATTATGAAGAAGATACCATTAAGAGGAGTgattaatccttttttttttcctcatgttttttcatttgtatttctttttctgttcttcagttCTTTGCTTCCTCCACAAGGGAATGCTATTCTGATGATTTacttcctgctgcctttttcgTTTGGGCATCTCTGGCAATAACTGACTTCCTCTGCTGGGAAGAGTCTAAAAGCCACTTTTGTGGTCTAGCATGAAGTCTCCATGTCCTAAATTGTTTGTTGTTAAGCAAGAGCTATCATGTATGGGTTTGTAAAGCTCAACTCTGTGGCGCTAATACAAAAATGTCTTACTTTTTTATAGCTGGTTCCTGGAGGAGAAGGACCTGAAGTATGAAGACATGATATTCATATGTACTTTCTATGTACATAAGCAAAATCTAAATAGGGGTTTTGGGATAGAAGTGTGTTTGGGTGTGGATTGTTCACTTGCTTTGGTTACACACTGGACATTTTGCAAATCACAACTCTTTAGGGAAGGTGCTGGTGGTCATATTGACTTTGTAAGTTGAAATCATGACTTTCTCGTGAAGACACAACCTCTTCTGAataaaaggttttttctttgttggcTGTTGTGTTCTGTTATGTAAGTGTTAGATAATTTTATAACTACTTGATGGAGTACAGAAATGACAATTGTGTTTCACTTGCTATCggtcttattttttttttgcatctgttGCATTTGTTTCTGGCCCAAGTCTGTATAGTACACAAGTCGTGATCCAGGATGTTTCTGGCCTTTGGCATACAGGCAGATACTGAGCTGGATGTTTTGCTCAAAAGCTGTGTCACTGGAAACCGCATGGCAGAGTTCTGAAAGCCCTTCAGAAAGCCTGGGTGCATCTGTTTGATGCTCTGCAGCCTTTGGTTCTGCTGGCCTTGAGGTTCAGCTCTTGTGGACCATTTTGCTTGGCAGGTAGGCTTCTTTACAGCAGAGGCATTTGGCAAGTGAGAGAACAGACCAACCAGACCAGACCTATTTCCTGTTCTGCGCAGAGGCATTTGGCAAGTGAGAGAACAGACCGACCAGACCTATTTCCTGTTCTGGGGGTAAAAATCCCCAAGGCTAGTGCTGAAACTTTTCACTGTGTCAGTGATGACTCTTCTTTCACCACTCAATGGTGTTGTCTGTACTCAAAttgggagctgcctgtggctgctTGCATAGTTTGGAAAACGCATTTTAGAGTAAACAAGAGTTTCTGTCTCCATCTGTTCTCCTGTGATATAAAAGTGTGACAGATACTGCAAGCTGCTATTTTAGGAAAATTTCTGTAAGGAATTGCTGTTACGATACCGTGCTCCTAGTGCAGCTTATGGTTCCACAGTACACCTCTCACCTGGCTTCTGTGTGTAAATGTCTTTGGAGAGGAATCACGCGTGCTTGCTGTCACTGTAGACAAGGAGGGCTTATGTGGACAGGACTTGCTTTGTCTTTCTAGCCCCACAAGAAAGAAAGTTGGAGAGGGGGGCTCAAGAGCAAGGTTCTGCAAGGAAGCTGCTGTACTGGATCTTTCTGCCTTGCTT
It contains:
- the LSM5 gene encoding U6 snRNA-associated Sm-like protein LSm5, which encodes MKSDKEIVGTLLGFDDFVNMVLEDVTEFEITPEGRRITKLDQILLNGNNITMLVPGGEGPEV